The following coding sequences are from one Triticum dicoccoides isolate Atlit2015 ecotype Zavitan chromosome 4A, WEW_v2.0, whole genome shotgun sequence window:
- the LOC119289820 gene encoding probable carboxylesterase 5, whose translation MHANKENDGRNISVDMYPFIREYKDGSIERFLRSPFVLASSDQAGNRGVATRDVVVDKATGVSVRLFLPSRAAETAGRNRLPLVLYVHGGSFCTESAFGRTYHRYATSLAASAGALVVSVEYRLAPEFPIPAAYDDAWAALQWAASLSDPWLASYADTARTFLAGDSAGGNIVYQTAVRASHEVNDDMMNIAGLIMVHPYFWGANRLPSELAWADDSEGAAAVFPPYGVDRLWPFVTAGQAGNDDPRIDPPASEISSLACRRVLIAVAGKDTLRERGLDMAASMLDHDAPWPWMMQGRREVTVVESEGEDHGFHLYSPLRATSKRIMGSIVEFINQQPNSSPANPMVLGVPTTPFKDVFGYGMAMKSWGTRSSLASNSATYLKIGRVGPSNKISVLLPMPAGNARHKRPFSAAVPWSCVINFF comes from the coding sequence ATGCATGCAAACAAGGAGAACGACGGACGTAACATCTCCGTGGACATGTACCCGTTCATACGCGAGTACAAGGACGGAAGCATCGAGCGTTTCCTGCGCAGCCCATTCGTGCTGGCGTCGTCGGATCAGGCCGGCAACCGTGGAGTGGCAACGAGGGACGTCGTCGTCGACAAGGCCACCGGCGTGTCTGTGCGCCTGTTCCTCCCGTCCCGTGCCGCCGAGACCGCAGGCAGGAATCGGCTTCCTCTCGTCCTCTACGTCCATGGCGGCTCGTTCTGCACGGAGAGCGCTTTCGGCCGTACGTACCACCGCTACGCGACCTCCCTCGCCGCCAGCGCCGGAGCCCTCGTCGTGTCGGTGGAGTACCGTCTAGCGCCGGAGTTCCCCATACCTGCGGCCTACGACGACGCGTGGGCCGCGCTCCAGTGGGCGGCGTCCTTGTCCGACCCGTGGCTGGCCAGCTACGCCGACACTGCACGCACGTTCCTGGCCGGCGACAGCGCCGGCGGCAACATCGTTTACCAGACCGCAGTCCGCGCCAGCCACGAAGTCAACGACGACATGATGAACATTGCGGGCCTGATCATGGTGCACCCTTACTTCTGGGGAGCCAATCGGCTGCCCTCGGAGCTCGCGTGGGCGGACGACAGCGAGGGTGCCGCGGCGGTGTTCCCACCGTACGGGGTGGACCGGCTGTGGCCATTCGTCACGGCCGGCCAGGCCGGCAACGACGACCCCCGAATCGATCCTCCGGCCTCGGAGATCTCATCGCTGGCTTGCCGCCGCGTGCTCATCGCCGTTGCCGGCAAGGATACTCTGCGGGAGCGCGGCCTCGACATGGCGGCCAGCATGCTTGATCACGACGCGCCGTGGCCTTGGATGATGCAGGGGCGCCGCGAGGTGACGGTGGTGGAGTCGGAGGGCGAGGACCACGGCTTCCACCTCTACAGTCCGCTGAGGGCCACCAGCAAGAGGATCATGGGGAGCATCGTGGAGTTCATAAACCAGCAGCCCAACTCGTCGCCTGCTAATCCTATGGTGCTTGGAGTGCCGACGACGCCGTTCAAGGACGTGTTTGGGTATGGCATGGCCATGAAGTCCTGGGGCACACGCTCCAGTCTCGCTAGTAACAGTGCTACTTACCTGAAAATTGGAAGGGTTGGGCCATCCAACAAAATCTCAGTTCTACTGCCGATGCCTGCTGGTAACGCTCGTCACAAACGTCCATTTTCTGCTGCTGTTCCGTGGAGTTGTGTGATCAACTTTTTCTAG